One segment of Mycolicibacterium sp. YH-1 DNA contains the following:
- the purN gene encoding phosphoribosylglycinamide formyltransferase: MQPPLHVPPSAPARLVVLASGTGSLLESLLAATVDDYPGRVVAVGTDRDCRALEIAAAASIPGYTVRLGDHPDRASWDAAITAATAEHQPDLVVSAGFMKILGPEFLSRFSGRVVNTHPALLPAFPGAHAVPDALAYGVRVTGCSVHLVDAGVDTGPILAQEAVPVLDGDDEASLHERIKVVERRLLVEVLAAMATRGVIWTGRKAALG; the protein is encoded by the coding sequence GTGCAGCCACCGCTTCATGTGCCCCCCAGCGCGCCCGCGCGCCTGGTCGTGCTGGCATCGGGAACCGGATCGCTGCTCGAGTCGCTGCTGGCCGCCACCGTGGACGACTACCCGGGGCGCGTGGTCGCGGTGGGTACCGACCGGGACTGTCGCGCGTTGGAGATCGCCGCCGCAGCGTCGATACCCGGCTACACCGTCCGGCTCGGCGATCACCCAGACCGTGCCAGCTGGGACGCGGCGATCACAGCGGCCACCGCGGAGCACCAGCCGGACCTGGTGGTGTCAGCGGGGTTCATGAAGATTCTTGGGCCGGAGTTTCTTTCGCGGTTCAGCGGCCGCGTCGTCAACACGCATCCCGCGCTGCTGCCAGCCTTTCCCGGCGCGCACGCGGTGCCCGACGCCCTGGCCTACGGTGTCAGGGTGACTGGCTGCAGCGTGCACCTGGTCGACGCGGGTGTGGACACCGGCCCGATCCTGGCGCAGGAGGCGGTGCCGGTTCTTGACGGTGACGACGAGGCCAGTCTGCATGAGCGGATCAAGGTCGTCGAACGACGGTTGTTGGTGGAAGTACTCGCGGCGATGGCAACACGCGGCGTGATCTGGACGGGACGAAAGGCGGCCTTGGGATGA
- a CDS encoding DUF6350 family protein — translation MDNRPVGTRQARDLLRVAFGPSVTALVIIAAVVLLQLLIANSDMTGAFGAIASMWLGVHQVPVSIGGRVLGVMPLLPLLAMVWGTARTTAAAVSRGSSWFVIRWVVASAIGGPLLMTAIALAVIHDASSVLVELQTPSALRAFGGVLAVHLAGALIGVGLRVGRRITVLPWVPDWLPDASRAAAAGVLALCGLSGVIAAGSLVVHWGTMHELFAITDSMFGQLSLMLLSVLYIPNVIIGTAAVAVGSSAHIGLATFSSFTVLGGDIPAVPVLAAAPTPPLGPIWVALLIVAAVSAVAVGQQCARRPMPLPTAAAKLVVASLMAAAVMVVLAYAGSGRLGNFGDVGVDQATFGPAIVLWFVAIGGLTVAMTGGISQLRRPRPVATATAPPVPAAPAADVDLEPEPEFDSEFDPELEPELEPVFDVDLEPDSEVFPQVEAEPEFEVFAQVEAEPISEPRRHPPIPLPDYPRAEPRAVRAPRPDDFDDDPEAHFFTDDDAAIDWPGTSSDENRRGAD, via the coding sequence GTGGACAACCGGCCAGTCGGCACCCGTCAGGCCCGCGACCTTCTCAGGGTCGCGTTCGGGCCGTCGGTCACCGCGCTGGTGATCATCGCGGCTGTGGTGTTGCTGCAGCTGTTGATCGCGAACAGCGATATGACCGGCGCATTCGGTGCCATCGCGAGCATGTGGCTGGGCGTGCACCAGGTGCCGGTCTCGATCGGTGGCCGGGTCCTCGGCGTCATGCCGCTGCTTCCGCTGCTCGCGATGGTGTGGGGGACCGCGCGTACGACGGCTGCCGCGGTGTCTCGGGGCTCGTCCTGGTTCGTCATCCGGTGGGTGGTCGCCTCGGCGATCGGTGGCCCGCTGCTCATGACCGCTATCGCGCTGGCGGTCATTCACGATGCGTCGTCGGTTCTCGTCGAACTCCAGACCCCGAGCGCGTTGCGCGCCTTCGGCGGTGTGCTGGCCGTCCACCTCGCGGGCGCCCTGATCGGCGTCGGGTTGCGGGTCGGGCGGCGCATCACGGTTCTGCCGTGGGTGCCCGACTGGCTGCCTGATGCCAGCCGCGCAGCCGCCGCCGGGGTGCTGGCGTTGTGCGGCCTGTCCGGCGTCATCGCGGCCGGGTCGCTGGTCGTGCACTGGGGCACCATGCACGAGCTGTTCGCCATCACCGACTCGATGTTCGGACAGCTGAGCCTCATGCTCCTGTCGGTGCTCTACATCCCGAACGTCATCATCGGCACCGCTGCCGTCGCCGTCGGTTCCAGCGCGCACATCGGGCTGGCCACGTTCAGTTCGTTCACGGTGCTCGGCGGCGACATCCCCGCGGTGCCCGTGCTGGCTGCCGCGCCGACGCCCCCGCTTGGGCCGATCTGGGTCGCTTTGCTGATCGTCGCGGCGGTATCGGCCGTCGCGGTCGGTCAGCAGTGCGCGCGACGCCCGATGCCGCTGCCCACCGCGGCCGCGAAGCTTGTGGTGGCATCGCTGATGGCGGCCGCGGTGATGGTGGTTCTGGCGTACGCAGGCAGTGGCCGGCTGGGCAACTTCGGCGACGTCGGTGTGGACCAGGCGACATTCGGGCCCGCGATCGTGTTGTGGTTTGTCGCCATCGGCGGCCTGACCGTCGCGATGACCGGCGGCATCTCGCAGCTGCGCCGGCCGAGGCCCGTCGCCACTGCGACGGCCCCGCCTGTGCCGGCGGCACCCGCTGCCGATGTTGATCTGGAGCCCGAGCCCGAGTTCGACTCCGAGTTCGACCCCGAGCTGGAGCCGGAGCTGGAACCCGTCTTCGACGTCGACCTCGAGCCGGACTCCGAGGTGTTCCCGCAGGTCGAGGCCGAGCCGGAGTTCGAGGTGTTCGCACAGGTCGAGGCGGAGCCGATCTCAGAACCCCGGCGCCACCCGCCGATCCCACTGCCCGACTACCCGCGCGCCGAGCCCCGTGCAGTCCGGGCGCCGCGGCCCGATGACTTCGACGACGACCCTGAGGCGCACTTCTTCACCGACGACGATGCGGCCATCGACTGGCCGGGGACCTCCAGCGACGAGAACCGGCGAGGGGCCGATTAG
- the sfnG gene encoding dimethylsulfone monooxygenase SfnG, with amino-acid sequence MTTERIADHVKFAYWVPNVSGGLVTSDIEQRTDWNYDYNKKLAQTAEDNGFEYALSQVRYEASYGAEYQHESTSFSLALLLATQRLKVIAAVHPGLWQPAVLAKLGATADHLSNGRFAVNVVSGWFKDEFTHLGEPWLEHDERYRRSAEFLQVLRKIWTEDDVDFRGDFYRIHDFTLKPKPLNTPQRPNPEIFQGGNSTAARRNGGRYSDWYFSNGKDFAGITEQVVEVRDHARDAGREVKFGLNGFIIARDTEREAKDVLREIIDKANRPAVEGFRGAVQQAGNSTGDKKGMWADSTFEDLVQYNDGFRTQLIGTPEQVAERIAAYRKRGVDLILGGFLHFQEEIEYFGANVLPLVREIETSEANSRDEPVLVTA; translated from the coding sequence ATGACGACCGAACGCATCGCCGACCACGTCAAGTTCGCCTACTGGGTGCCCAACGTCAGCGGCGGACTGGTGACCAGCGATATCGAACAGCGCACCGACTGGAATTACGACTACAACAAGAAACTGGCGCAGACCGCGGAGGACAACGGCTTCGAGTACGCGCTGAGCCAGGTCCGCTACGAGGCCAGCTACGGCGCCGAGTACCAGCATGAGTCGACCAGTTTCTCCCTGGCGCTGCTGCTGGCCACGCAACGGCTCAAGGTCATCGCAGCAGTGCACCCCGGCCTGTGGCAGCCCGCCGTGCTGGCCAAGCTGGGTGCCACCGCCGACCACCTGAGCAATGGGCGGTTCGCCGTGAACGTCGTGTCCGGCTGGTTCAAGGACGAGTTCACACACCTCGGCGAGCCGTGGCTCGAGCATGACGAGCGCTACCGGCGCAGCGCGGAATTCCTCCAGGTGCTGCGCAAGATCTGGACCGAGGACGACGTGGACTTCCGTGGCGACTTCTACCGAATCCATGACTTCACGCTGAAGCCCAAGCCGCTCAACACACCGCAACGGCCCAACCCGGAGATCTTCCAGGGGGGCAATTCAACGGCGGCCCGCCGCAATGGCGGCCGCTACTCCGACTGGTACTTCTCCAACGGCAAGGACTTTGCGGGTATCACCGAGCAGGTGGTCGAGGTCCGTGACCACGCCCGTGACGCCGGTCGTGAGGTCAAGTTCGGGCTCAACGGCTTCATCATTGCCCGCGACACCGAACGAGAAGCCAAGGACGTCCTGCGCGAGATCATCGACAAGGCCAACCGGCCCGCGGTGGAGGGGTTCCGCGGTGCCGTGCAGCAGGCAGGCAACTCGACCGGCGATAAGAAGGGCATGTGGGCCGACTCCACGTTCGAGGACCTCGTTCAGTACAACGACGGGTTCCGTACCCAGCTGATCGGCACGCCAGAACAGGTGGCCGAGCGCATTGCGGCCTACCGCAAGCGGGGCGTCGATCTGATCCTCGGCGGCTTCCTGCACTTTCAGGAGGAGATCGAGTACTTCGGCGCCAATGTGTTGCCGTTGGTCCGTGAAATCGAGACATCCGAGGCGAATTCGCGAGACGAGCCGGTGCTGGTGACCGCCTGA
- a CDS encoding acetyl-CoA acetyltransferase: MPVDPRTPVLVGVGQFTERIDDPDYRGMSAVELATAAASAAIEDTGVEAAKVANAVELVFALRQFEISGPMPATLGKSNNYPRSVMNRLGANPARVVLEPVGGQSPQKLVTEAGNAIFSGAADVAMIIGSEPGSTARYFANRDDKPDFTEHVEGQLEDRGHQIYSYIDDYTVQHGLTGAAVQYGLLDNARRARLGLGVDAYRKQMAELFAPMSKVAAKNPFSSSPVERSVDEIVTVTDDNRMICDPYPRLLVARDTVNQGAAAVMMSVEAARRLGVPEGKWVYLHGHADLIEQPLLDRVDLGAGPATVLAAQEALRVAGIGVDDIATFDLYSCFPFPVFVICEALGLDADDPRGLTLTGGLPYFGGPGNSYSLHGIAETVNQMRDSPGAFGFVGANGGIMSKYSVGIYSTDPVEWRTDRSEELKEQIAALPKVEVTKEPDGSATIETYSVRYDWPIRTGIIVGRLDADGTRFMATTDDEDLVALMSDGEPLGAAISVWHTEHGNRATLA, translated from the coding sequence ATGCCGGTCGACCCACGTACCCCTGTCCTCGTAGGCGTCGGGCAGTTCACTGAGCGCATCGACGACCCGGACTACCGGGGAATGTCGGCGGTGGAGCTGGCGACGGCCGCGGCAAGCGCTGCCATCGAGGACACCGGCGTCGAGGCGGCCAAGGTGGCCAACGCCGTCGAACTCGTCTTCGCGCTGCGCCAGTTCGAGATCTCCGGCCCGATGCCGGCGACCCTGGGCAAGTCGAACAACTACCCGCGGTCGGTGATGAACCGCCTCGGTGCCAACCCGGCCCGTGTGGTGCTCGAGCCGGTCGGCGGGCAGAGCCCGCAGAAACTCGTCACCGAGGCCGGTAACGCGATCTTCTCTGGCGCCGCCGACGTCGCGATGATCATCGGGTCCGAGCCGGGGTCGACGGCGCGCTACTTCGCCAATCGGGACGACAAGCCGGACTTCACCGAGCACGTCGAGGGTCAACTGGAAGACCGTGGCCACCAGATCTACAGCTACATCGACGATTACACGGTGCAGCACGGTCTGACAGGGGCGGCGGTGCAGTACGGCCTGCTCGACAACGCCCGCCGCGCCCGCCTCGGGCTCGGCGTGGACGCCTACCGTAAGCAGATGGCCGAGCTGTTCGCCCCGATGTCGAAAGTTGCTGCCAAGAACCCATTCTCGTCATCGCCGGTGGAACGCTCGGTGGATGAGATCGTCACCGTCACCGACGACAACCGGATGATCTGCGATCCGTACCCGCGACTGCTGGTGGCGCGTGACACGGTGAACCAGGGTGCGGCGGCAGTCATGATGTCTGTCGAAGCGGCCCGCAGACTCGGTGTGCCCGAGGGCAAGTGGGTGTACCTGCACGGGCACGCCGACCTGATTGAGCAGCCGCTGCTGGATCGCGTCGATCTCGGCGCGGGTCCCGCCACGGTGCTGGCGGCGCAGGAGGCGTTGCGGGTGGCCGGGATTGGCGTCGACGACATCGCGACGTTCGACCTGTACAGCTGCTTCCCGTTCCCGGTCTTCGTCATCTGTGAGGCGCTCGGGCTCGACGCCGATGATCCGCGGGGGTTGACGCTCACCGGGGGCCTGCCCTACTTCGGCGGCCCGGGCAACAGCTACTCGCTGCACGGTATCGCCGAGACGGTCAACCAGATGCGAGACAGCCCAGGCGCATTCGGCTTCGTCGGCGCCAACGGCGGGATCATGAGCAAGTACTCGGTCGGCATCTACTCCACCGATCCCGTCGAATGGCGCACCGACCGCAGCGAGGAACTCAAGGAGCAGATCGCTGCGCTGCCCAAGGTCGAGGTGACCAAGGAGCCCGACGGGTCCGCGACGATCGAGACCTACTCGGTGCGCTATGACTGGCCGATCCGGACCGGCATCATCGTCGGCCGGCTGGACGCCGACGGCACGCGGTTCATGGCCACCACCGACGATGAGGACCTGGTCGCGCTGATGTCAGACGGCGAGCCGCTCGGTGCGGCGATCAGCGTGTGGCACACCGAGCACGGCAACCGCGCGACACTGGCCTAG
- a CDS encoding LLM class F420-dependent oxidoreductase, with amino-acid sequence MDYGLVLFTSDRGITPAAAAKLADDHNFTTFYVPEHTHIPIKRQAAHPTTGDETLPDDRYMRTLDPWVSLGGAAAVTSKVRLSTAVALPVEHDPITLAKSIATLDHLSGGRVSLGVGFGWNTDELADHNVPPGRRRTMLREYIEAMRALWTQEEAEFDGEFVKFGPSWAWPKPVQSHIPVLVGAAGTEKNFKWIARSADGWITTPRDFDIDAPVKLLQDTWAAAGRDGAPQIVALDFKPDPDKLARWADLGVTEVLFGLPDKPDAEVAAYVERLAGKLAALV; translated from the coding sequence ATGGACTACGGGCTCGTTCTCTTCACCAGCGATCGCGGCATCACTCCGGCGGCTGCCGCCAAGCTCGCCGACGATCACAACTTCACGACGTTCTACGTGCCCGAGCACACCCACATCCCGATCAAGCGCCAGGCCGCGCACCCGACGACGGGTGACGAGACGCTGCCCGACGACCGCTACATGCGCACCCTGGATCCGTGGGTCAGCCTCGGCGGGGCCGCGGCGGTCACCTCGAAGGTGCGGCTGTCGACGGCGGTGGCGCTGCCGGTGGAACACGACCCGATCACGCTGGCCAAGTCGATCGCCACACTCGACCACCTGTCCGGCGGCCGGGTCAGCCTCGGCGTCGGATTCGGTTGGAACACCGACGAACTCGCCGATCACAACGTGCCCCCGGGCCGGCGTCGCACCATGCTTCGCGAGTACATCGAGGCGATGCGGGCACTGTGGACTCAGGAAGAGGCCGAGTTCGACGGCGAATTCGTGAAGTTCGGCCCGAGCTGGGCGTGGCCCAAGCCCGTGCAGTCGCACATCCCTGTCCTCGTCGGCGCGGCGGGTACCGAGAAGAACTTCAAGTGGATTGCCCGCTCGGCGGACGGCTGGATCACGACGCCCCGTGACTTCGACATCGACGCGCCGGTCAAGCTGCTGCAGGACACCTGGGCCGCCGCCGGCCGCGACGGCGCCCCGCAGATCGTGGCACTGGACTTCAAGCCCGACCCCGACAAGCTGGCGCGCTGGGCCGATCTCGGCGTCACCGAGGTGCTGTTCGGCCTGCCCGACAAGCCCGATGCCGAGGTTGCCGCATATGTCGAGAGGCTCGCAGGCAAGCTCGCCGCGTTGGTCTGA
- a CDS encoding DUF5336 domain-containing protein yields MTYPPNSPGYQSAQPTTQFAAPTQQLGRAPEPAASEPSSLPMYLNIAVAVFGIAVYLANFGPLFTISNSDFPQLGTASGSTTELGLAVVASLLAGLVAGVALLPKQKALDAWVAIISVLAFLVIVAELLSAPAEVTIGWGLYVVAVFSFLQAGAAIANLLLNAGVIAAPEPKPRYEQHQGYGQYQPQYYGQQGGQQQGGQHGAPQHGGQHQALPQQRPGYPQQYGGYAGGSSTGGFPAPGQQSGQQPGQPGQHQSGPPTPPTGFPAYGQPQPPGSSADTGPQGTVQAPQHQAQQSTQQAQQPASQQASPPPS; encoded by the coding sequence ATGACCTACCCGCCCAATAGCCCCGGATATCAGTCCGCACAGCCGACGACACAGTTCGCGGCGCCAACCCAGCAGCTCGGCAGGGCCCCGGAACCCGCAGCCTCGGAGCCCAGCTCGCTGCCTATGTACCTGAATATCGCCGTAGCCGTCTTCGGCATCGCCGTCTACCTGGCGAACTTCGGCCCCTTGTTCACGATCAGCAACTCCGACTTCCCGCAGCTCGGCACCGCGAGCGGCAGCACCACCGAGCTGGGTCTGGCCGTCGTGGCCTCTCTGTTGGCCGGACTGGTCGCCGGTGTGGCACTGCTCCCCAAACAGAAGGCCCTGGACGCCTGGGTGGCCATCATCTCGGTGCTGGCCTTCCTGGTGATCGTGGCTGAACTTCTGAGTGCGCCGGCCGAGGTCACCATCGGATGGGGTCTCTACGTGGTCGCCGTCTTCTCGTTCCTGCAGGCCGGTGCCGCCATCGCGAACCTTCTCCTGAACGCGGGCGTGATCGCCGCACCGGAGCCCAAGCCGCGGTATGAACAGCATCAGGGCTACGGCCAGTACCAGCCGCAGTACTACGGCCAGCAGGGTGGCCAGCAGCAGGGTGGCCAGCACGGTGCGCCGCAGCACGGTGGCCAGCATCAGGCCCTGCCACAGCAGCGCCCCGGCTACCCGCAGCAGTACGGCGGCTACGCCGGTGGCTCGTCGACCGGTGGTTTCCCGGCTCCCGGCCAGCAGAGTGGGCAGCAGCCCGGCCAACCCGGCCAGCATCAGTCGGGACCTCCGACGCCTCCGACCGGTTTCCCGGCGTACGGCCAGCCGCAGCCTCCTGGCAGCTCGGCCGACACCGGACCGCAGGGCACGGTGCAGGCTCCGCAACACCAGGCACAGCAGTCGACACAACAGGCGCAGCAGCCGGCTTCGCAGCAAGCCAGTCCTCCGCCGTCGTAG
- the purH gene encoding bifunctional phosphoribosylaminoimidazolecarboxamide formyltransferase/IMP cyclohydrolase, with protein MTDANEGRRPIRRALISVYDKTGLPELARGLHDAGVAIVSTGSTAKTIAASGVPVTPVEEVTGFPEVLDGRVKTLHPRVHAGLLADTRKPEHLAALAELGVEAFELVVVNLYPFSETVASGAAEDECVEQIDIGGPSMVRAAAKNHPSVAVVVEPIGYDGVLAAVRSGGFTLGERKRLASLAFRHTAEYDVAVASWMGSTLAPENVEVPGTLPQWYAGTWRRTAVLRYGENPHQQAALYVDDAGWPGLAQAEQLHGKEMSYNNYTDADAAWRAAFDHEDICVAIIKHANPCGIAVSSVSVADAHRKAHECDPLSAFGGVIASNTAVSVEMAETVADIFTEVIIAPAYEDGAVEILARKKNIRVLVASEPQAAGTEFRQVSGGLLVQQRDALDAAGDDPANWTLATGEPADPATLADLVFAWRACRAVKSNAIVVASNGATVGVGMGQVNRVDAARLAVERGGDRVAGGVAASDAFFPFPDGLETLTAAGVKAIVHPGGSMRDDVVTEAAAKAGISLYLTGARHFAH; from the coding sequence ATGACTGACGCGAACGAGGGCCGGCGCCCGATCCGGCGGGCACTGATCAGTGTCTACGACAAGACGGGTCTGCCCGAGCTGGCACGCGGTCTGCACGACGCTGGTGTGGCGATCGTGTCGACCGGATCGACCGCGAAAACGATTGCGGCCAGCGGTGTCCCGGTGACGCCGGTCGAGGAGGTCACCGGTTTCCCCGAGGTGCTCGACGGCCGAGTCAAGACGCTGCATCCCCGCGTGCACGCCGGATTGCTCGCCGACACCCGCAAGCCCGAGCATCTCGCGGCGCTGGCCGAGCTCGGGGTTGAGGCCTTCGAACTCGTCGTGGTGAACCTGTACCCATTCAGCGAGACCGTCGCCTCCGGTGCCGCCGAGGACGAGTGCGTCGAGCAGATCGACATCGGTGGGCCGTCGATGGTGCGCGCCGCGGCCAAGAATCACCCGAGCGTCGCCGTGGTTGTGGAACCCATCGGCTACGACGGTGTTCTCGCGGCGGTGCGCTCCGGTGGATTCACACTCGGTGAGCGGAAGCGCCTGGCGTCGTTGGCTTTCCGGCACACCGCAGAGTACGACGTGGCGGTCGCGAGCTGGATGGGGTCGACGCTGGCGCCGGAGAACGTCGAGGTGCCTGGCACGTTGCCGCAGTGGTACGCCGGCACCTGGCGCCGCACCGCGGTGCTGCGCTACGGCGAGAATCCCCACCAGCAGGCCGCGCTGTACGTCGACGACGCCGGCTGGCCGGGACTGGCACAGGCCGAGCAGTTGCACGGCAAGGAGATGTCCTACAACAACTACACCGACGCTGACGCAGCGTGGCGGGCCGCGTTCGACCACGAGGACATCTGCGTGGCGATCATCAAGCACGCCAATCCGTGTGGCATCGCGGTGTCCTCGGTGTCGGTCGCCGATGCGCACCGCAAGGCCCACGAATGCGATCCGCTCAGCGCCTTCGGCGGCGTGATCGCCTCTAACACCGCGGTCAGCGTCGAGATGGCCGAGACGGTGGCCGATATCTTCACCGAGGTGATCATCGCGCCGGCCTACGAGGACGGAGCGGTCGAGATTCTGGCCCGCAAGAAGAACATTCGCGTTCTTGTCGCCTCTGAGCCGCAGGCGGCCGGGACCGAGTTCCGTCAGGTCAGCGGTGGCCTGCTGGTGCAGCAGCGGGATGCGCTCGACGCGGCGGGCGACGACCCGGCTAACTGGACGTTGGCCACCGGCGAGCCCGCCGACCCGGCGACGCTGGCGGACCTGGTCTTCGCCTGGCGTGCCTGCCGCGCGGTGAAGTCCAACGCGATCGTCGTCGCATCGAACGGTGCGACGGTCGGTGTCGGCATGGGTCAGGTCAACCGGGTCGACGCGGCCCGACTGGCCGTCGAGCGGGGCGGCGATCGGGTGGCGGGTGGCGTCGCGGCCTCAGACGCCTTCTTCCCGTTCCCCGATGGTCTGGAGACCCTCACCGCCGCGGGCGTGAAGGCGATCGTGCACCCGGGTGGGTCAATGCGCGACGACGTCGTCACCGAGGCCGCGGCCAAGGCGGGCATATCGCTGTATCTGACCGGCGCGCGGCACTTCGCGCACTGA